A window from Salminus brasiliensis chromosome 7, fSalBra1.hap2, whole genome shotgun sequence encodes these proteins:
- the LOC140560300 gene encoding potassium voltage-gated channel subfamily A member 2-like: protein MTVATGDPSDEAAAHPGHPQDYDAEAEQECCERVVINISGLRFETQLKTLSQFPETLLGDPKKRMRYFDPLRNEYFFDRNRPSFDAILYYYQSGGRLRRPVNVTLDIFSEEIRFYELGEEAIEMFREDEGFIKEEERPLPDNEFQKQVWLLFEYPESSGPARIIAIISVMVILISIVSFCLETLPIFRSDEEEMHKVHTYNSNSTTSYTSTYFTDPFFILETLCIIWFSFEFLVRFFACPSKASFFVNIMNMIDVVAIIPYFITLGTELAEKAEDGQQGQQAMSLAILRVIRLVRVFRIFKLSRHSKGLQILGQTLKASMRELGLLIFFLFIGVILFSSAVYFAEADEPESQFYSIPDAFWWAVVSMTTVGYGDMVPTTIGGKIVGSLCAIAGVLTIALPVPVIVSNFNYFYHRETEGEEQAQYLQVNVPKADSQEELKRSRSGSTISKSDYMEIQEGVNNSNEDLQEEDLKKGNCTLANTNYVNIKKMLTDV, encoded by the coding sequence ATGACGGTGGCCACGGGCGACCCCTCGGACGAGGCGGCAGCGCACCCGGGCCACCCTCAAGACTATGACGCTGAGGCCGAGCAGGAATGCTGCGAGAGGGTCGTCATCAACATTTCTGGCCTGCGCTTCGAGACACAGCTCAAGACCCTCTCACAGTTTCCAGAGACTTTGCTCGGGGACCCCAAAAAACGGATGCGATACTTTGACCCTTTAAGGAATGAGTACTTCTTTGACAGAAACCGGCCGAGCTTCGACGCCATCCTCTACTATTACCAGTCCGGAGGAAGGCTGCGACGCCCTGTGAACGTGACTCTGGATATATTCTCAGAGGAAATTCGGTTTTATGAGCTTGGAGAGGAGGCTATCGAGATGTTTCGGGAGGATGAAGGTTTCATCAAAGAAGAGGAGAGGCCATTGCCCGATAATGAGTTCCAGAAGCAGGTGTGGCTGCTGTTTGAGTATCCAGAAAGTTCAGGACCAGCAAGGATTATAGCCATTATATCTGTCATGGTGATTCTTATATCTATAGTCAGCTTCTGCTTAGAGACTCTGCCTATCTTCCGTAGCGATGAGGAGGAGATGCATAAAGTCCATACTTACAACTCCAACTCTACCACCAGCTACACGTCCACCTATTTCACTGACCCTTTCTTCATCCTGGAGACACTCTGCATAATCTGGTTCTCCTTCGAGTTCCTGGTTCGTTTCTTCGCCTGCCCCAGCAAAGCTAGTTTCTTCGTGAATATAATGAATATGATCGACGTGGTGGCCATCATCCCCTATTTCATCACACTAGGAACAGAACTGGCAGAGAAAGCAGAGGATGGTCAGCAAGGGCAGCAGGCCATGTCTTTAGCCATCTTGCGAGTCATCAGGCTGGTGAGGGTCTTCAGAATCTTCAAGCTGTCTCGTCACTCCAAGGGACTTCAGATTCTGGGCCAGACTCTGAAGGCCAGTATGAGGGAGCTTGGCTTGCTgatcttcttcctcttcatcgGAGTCATCCTCTTCTCCAGTGCCGTCTACTTTGCTGAGGCGGACGAACCCGAGTCCCAGTTCTACAGCATCCCTGATGCCTTCTGGTGGGCTGTGGTTTCCATGACGACTGTTGGCTATGGAGACATGGTACCGACTACAATTGGTGGGAAGATTGTGGGTTCTCTCTGTGCCATCGCTGGTGTGCTGACCATTGCCTTGCCTGTCCCTGTTATTGTCTCAAATTTCAATTACTTCTACCATCGGGAGACAGAGGGTGAGGAGCAGGCCCAGTATCTTCAGGTTAACGTGCCCAAAGCTGATTCCCAAGAGGAGCTGAAAAGAAGTCGCAGCGGTTCTACCATCAGCAAAAGTGACTATATGGAGATCCAAGAAGGGGTGAACAACAGCAACGAGGACCTTCAGGAAGAGGACCTTAAAAAAGGCAATTGCACTCTGGCCAACACAAACTATGTCAATATCAAAAAAATGCTGACAGACGTGTAA